A single Rubrivivax gelatinosus IL144 DNA region contains:
- the flgL gene encoding flagellar hook-associated protein FlgL, with protein sequence MTMRITSANAFESTIANLQQRQTDVSDAQNRLTAGKRVVKASDDPVAAARAERALAAMVRSEANQRALEASRNVMQQAESALGDAGELLQQARELVVQGGNGSYDSANRKTLAEALRGLRSQLLGVSNRGDGAGGYVFAGQGSDSPPFVDTPSGVVFRGAGGQIAAPSDEPLALSVDGQQAWLGAPDPSGSGTVSVFGSLDNIIAKLEDPTLDSTQVSTAVKDGLSDLDAVMNNVGAVRAAAGETLNRTDMVEGRIAESKLAAQTERSNAEDLDMVQAISDFQTKQTGYDVALKTYSLVQRQSLFQYISA encoded by the coding sequence ATGACCATGCGAATCACCAGCGCCAACGCGTTCGAGAGCACGATCGCCAACCTGCAGCAGCGTCAGACCGACGTCTCGGACGCGCAGAACCGGCTCACCGCCGGCAAGCGCGTCGTCAAGGCCAGCGACGACCCGGTGGCCGCGGCGCGGGCCGAACGCGCGCTGGCGGCGATGGTGCGCAGCGAGGCCAACCAGCGTGCGCTCGAAGCCAGCCGCAACGTCATGCAGCAGGCCGAGTCGGCGCTGGGCGACGCCGGCGAACTGCTGCAGCAGGCGCGCGAACTCGTCGTGCAGGGCGGCAACGGCAGCTACGACAGCGCCAACCGCAAGACGCTGGCCGAGGCGCTGCGCGGCCTGCGCTCGCAGCTGCTGGGCGTGTCCAACCGCGGCGACGGCGCCGGCGGCTACGTCTTCGCCGGCCAGGGCTCGGACTCGCCGCCCTTCGTCGACACGCCCTCGGGCGTCGTCTTCCGCGGTGCCGGCGGCCAGATCGCGGCGCCGTCGGACGAGCCGCTGGCGCTGTCGGTCGACGGCCAGCAGGCCTGGCTGGGCGCGCCCGACCCGAGCGGCAGCGGCACGGTCTCGGTCTTCGGCTCCCTGGACAACATCATCGCCAAGCTCGAGGACCCGACGCTGGACTCGACCCAGGTCAGCACCGCGGTCAAGGACGGCCTGTCGGACCTGGACGCGGTGATGAACAACGTCGGCGCGGTGCGCGCCGCCGCCGGCGAAACGCTCAACCGCACCGACATGGTCGAGGGCCGCATCGCCGAGAGCAAGCTGGCCGCGCAGACCGAGCGCTCCAACGCCGAGGACCTTGACATGGTTCAGGCGATCTCGGACTTCCAGACGAAACAAACCGGCTACGATGTGGCACTGAAGACCTATTCGTTGGTGCAGCGGCAGTCGCTGTTCCAGTACATCAGCGCCTGA
- the flgG gene encoding flagellar basal-body rod protein FlgG, with protein MLRSLWIAKTGMEGQQTKLDVISNNLANVGTNGFKRGGVQFEDLIYQNLRQAGSASSEQSQLPTGLQVGLGVRAAGTTRNFTQGNLQQTGNSYDIAIKGNGFFQIQMPDGTTAYTRDGGFQVSSSGQLVTNQGYAVLPGITIPADAKTVTVADDGTVQITTAGSSTPTTVGQLQLANFVNPAGLESLGGNLYAETAASGTPNTGTPGTNELGALQQGFVETSNVNVVEELVNMIATQRAYELNSKAIQTSDQMLQKLGQL; from the coding sequence ATGCTTCGTTCGCTTTGGATCGCCAAGACCGGCATGGAGGGCCAGCAGACCAAGCTGGACGTCATCTCCAACAACCTCGCCAACGTCGGCACCAACGGCTTCAAGCGCGGTGGCGTCCAGTTCGAGGACCTGATCTACCAGAACCTGCGCCAGGCCGGCTCCGCCAGCAGCGAGCAGAGCCAGCTGCCCACCGGGCTGCAGGTCGGCCTGGGCGTGCGCGCCGCGGGCACGACGCGCAACTTCACCCAGGGCAACCTGCAGCAGACGGGCAACAGCTACGACATCGCGATCAAGGGCAACGGCTTCTTCCAGATCCAGATGCCCGATGGCACCACCGCCTACACGCGCGACGGCGGCTTCCAGGTCAGTTCCTCGGGCCAGCTGGTCACCAACCAGGGCTATGCGGTGCTGCCCGGCATCACGATCCCGGCCGACGCCAAGACCGTCACCGTCGCCGACGACGGCACGGTGCAGATCACGACCGCCGGCAGCTCGACGCCGACCACCGTCGGCCAGCTTCAGCTCGCCAACTTCGTCAACCCGGCCGGCCTGGAGTCGCTGGGCGGCAACCTGTACGCCGAGACCGCCGCCTCGGGCACGCCCAACACCGGCACGCCGGGCACCAACGAGCTGGGCGCGCTGCAGCAGGGTTTCGTCGAGACCAGCAACGTCAACGTCGTCGAGGAGCTCGTCAACATGATCGCGACGCAGCGGGCCTACGAGCTGAACTCGAAGGCCATCCAGACCTCCGACCAGATGCTGCAGAAGCTGGGGCAGCTGTGA
- the flgJ gene encoding flagellar assembly peptidoglycan hydrolase FlgJ, with amino-acid sequence MAAQPSSLSLDSRSLATLQSQAAKDPKAAVREASKQFERLFMNELLKSMRSSTMATGLSDDAGAKMGTEMLDDQYAGKLSGLPGGLSDVIARQLERQMGLTPGPIPFTGSANNTPAPLSAKAQATRIPQTGAAGFVQQHAAAAEKAEQKTGIPSEFMIAQAAHETGWGRKEIRHADGSPSFNLFGIKAGANWKGPVAEVKTTEYVDGKAQKVVQKFRAYASYEESFADYAKMISESPRYRDTVAGATDASTFARGLQKAGYATDPAYADKLTRVINTTLRVQRSLG; translated from the coding sequence ATGGCCGCCCAGCCGTCCTCGCTGTCGCTGGATTCGCGCTCGCTGGCCACGCTGCAGTCGCAGGCGGCCAAGGATCCGAAGGCCGCGGTGCGCGAGGCGTCCAAGCAGTTCGAGCGCCTGTTCATGAACGAGCTGCTCAAGAGCATGCGTTCGTCGACGATGGCCACCGGCCTGTCCGACGACGCCGGCGCGAAGATGGGCACCGAGATGCTCGACGACCAGTACGCCGGCAAGCTCTCCGGCCTGCCGGGCGGGCTGTCCGACGTCATCGCGCGCCAGCTCGAGCGCCAGATGGGGCTGACGCCGGGCCCGATCCCGTTCACCGGCTCGGCCAACAACACGCCGGCGCCGCTGTCGGCCAAGGCCCAGGCCACGCGCATCCCGCAGACCGGCGCCGCCGGCTTCGTGCAGCAGCACGCCGCCGCGGCCGAGAAGGCCGAGCAGAAGACCGGCATCCCGTCGGAATTCATGATCGCCCAGGCCGCGCACGAGACCGGCTGGGGCCGCAAGGAAATCCGCCACGCCGACGGCTCGCCGTCGTTCAACCTCTTCGGCATCAAGGCCGGCGCCAACTGGAAGGGCCCGGTCGCCGAGGTGAAGACCACCGAGTACGTCGACGGCAAGGCGCAGAAGGTGGTGCAGAAGTTCCGCGCCTACGCGAGCTACGAGGAGTCCTTCGCCGACTACGCGAAGATGATCTCGGAGAGCCCGCGCTACCGCGACACGGTGGCCGGCGCCACCGACGCCAGCACCTTCGCCCGCGGCCTGCAGAAGGCCGGCTACGCCACCGACCCGGCCTACGCGGACAAGCTGACCCGCGTCATCAACACCACGCTGCGCGTGCAGCGCAGCCTGGGATAA
- a CDS encoding sensor histidine kinase produces MTRASARVLSRELLLRLMPPVLVLVALTAALGAYSAKQLADHVFDRWLFDASRSLAGQVHFDADGRPSLRLPAEAQAMLLFDDVDRTWFSVQADGRLLAGQPGLPTSGDDEVVRSPHGRAFGATVDGRPVRVAREDLLGPQGARVTVLVAETLGKRERASAWLRDMLWPMAALVLATGLAIVLAVRATVRPLEQIAARWRQQSSVSLDAIEAGDVPRELVPFATALNGLLGRLRGLLERERQFSSVAAHQLRTPLAGLQLGLARAREAGDLETVRAVLGELEQTTQRTARVVQQLLALGRLTPESDGVQPGPPVDLVALAQEVGAAQADAALARGLDLELDAPDTPVSVPGQADLLAEALANLLDNAIRYTPAGGRIVVRVQDAPPALGVDDSGPGIPEDEREAVQQRFVRGRGAAGDGSGLGLAIVRDVAALHGARLELGDGAWGGLRAELRFDARRPVP; encoded by the coding sequence ATGACGCGCGCCAGCGCGCGCGTGCTCAGCCGCGAGCTGCTGCTGCGGCTGATGCCGCCGGTGCTGGTGCTGGTGGCGCTCACCGCCGCGCTCGGCGCCTACAGCGCCAAGCAGCTCGCCGACCACGTCTTCGACCGCTGGCTGTTCGACGCCTCGCGCTCGCTGGCCGGCCAGGTGCACTTCGACGCCGACGGCCGGCCCTCGCTGCGCCTGCCGGCCGAGGCCCAGGCGATGCTGCTCTTCGACGACGTCGACCGCACCTGGTTCAGCGTGCAGGCCGACGGCCGGCTGCTCGCCGGGCAGCCCGGGCTGCCGACCTCCGGCGACGACGAGGTCGTGCGCTCGCCGCACGGCCGCGCCTTCGGCGCCACGGTCGACGGCCGCCCGGTGCGCGTCGCGCGCGAGGACCTGCTCGGGCCGCAGGGCGCGCGCGTGACGGTGCTGGTGGCCGAGACGCTGGGCAAGCGCGAGCGCGCCAGCGCCTGGCTGCGCGACATGCTGTGGCCGATGGCCGCGCTGGTGCTGGCCACGGGCCTGGCGATCGTGCTCGCGGTGCGCGCGACGGTGCGGCCGCTGGAGCAGATCGCGGCGCGCTGGCGCCAGCAGTCCAGCGTCTCGCTCGACGCCATCGAGGCCGGCGACGTGCCGCGCGAGCTGGTGCCGTTCGCCACCGCGCTCAACGGCCTGCTGGGCCGGTTGCGTGGCCTGCTCGAGCGCGAGCGCCAGTTCTCCAGCGTCGCCGCGCACCAGCTGCGCACGCCGCTGGCCGGGCTGCAGCTCGGCCTGGCGCGGGCGCGCGAGGCCGGCGACCTGGAAACGGTGCGCGCCGTGCTCGGCGAGCTCGAGCAGACGACGCAGCGCACCGCGCGCGTCGTGCAGCAGCTGCTGGCGCTCGGCCGCCTGACGCCCGAGAGCGACGGCGTGCAGCCCGGCCCGCCGGTCGACCTGGTGGCGCTGGCGCAGGAAGTCGGCGCCGCGCAGGCCGACGCCGCGCTGGCGCGCGGCCTGGACCTGGAACTCGACGCCCCGGACACGCCGGTCAGCGTGCCCGGCCAGGCCGACCTGCTCGCCGAGGCCCTGGCCAACCTGCTGGACAACGCGATCCGCTACACGCCGGCCGGCGGCCGCATCGTGGTGCGCGTGCAGGACGCGCCGCCGGCGCTCGGCGTTGACGACTCCGGCCCCGGCATCCCCGAGGACGAGCGCGAGGCGGTGCAGCAGCGTTTCGTGCGCGGCCGCGGCGCCGCCGGCGACGGCAGCGGCCTGGGGCTGGCGATCGTGCGCGACGTCGCCGCGCTGCACGGCGCGCGCCTGGAACTGGGCGACGGCGCCTGGGGCGGGCTGCGCGCCGAACTGCGTTTCGACGCCCGGCGCCCGGTGCCCTGA
- a CDS encoding flagellar basal body P-ring protein FlgI — MRRLILLAAAALAVGALHPAAAAVRLKEVAAVQGVRANALVGYGLVVGLDGTGDQTTQTPFTTQSLNAMLQQMGITVPSGAQMQLKNVAAVMVTAQLPAFAQPGQQIDINVSSIGNAKSLRGGTLIATPLKGADGQVYALAQGNLIVGGAGASANGSKVQINHLSAGRIPMGASVERTVPTPLLEGDGVQLGLQADDFATARAVADAINRAKGEGTAVALDGRSVRVRAPQTPGERIAFLADIENLPVEMAKPAARVVLNARTGSVVMNDAVTLGACAVAHGNLSVTISTSPQVSQPNAFGQGQTVESAKSDIAITQQGGALVQLPAGTKLADVVKALNSLGATPMDLLAILQAMKSAGALNAEIEVI; from the coding sequence ATGCGACGCCTGATCCTGCTCGCCGCCGCGGCCCTGGCCGTCGGCGCCCTCCATCCCGCGGCCGCCGCGGTGCGGCTCAAGGAAGTCGCCGCGGTGCAGGGCGTGCGCGCCAACGCGCTCGTCGGCTACGGCCTCGTCGTCGGCCTCGACGGCACCGGCGACCAGACCACCCAGACCCCGTTCACGACGCAGAGCCTGAACGCGATGCTGCAGCAGATGGGCATCACCGTGCCCAGCGGCGCGCAGATGCAGCTGAAGAACGTCGCCGCGGTGATGGTCACGGCGCAGCTGCCGGCCTTCGCCCAGCCGGGCCAGCAGATCGACATCAACGTCTCGTCGATCGGCAACGCCAAGAGCCTGCGCGGCGGCACGCTGATCGCCACGCCGCTCAAGGGCGCCGACGGCCAGGTCTACGCGCTGGCCCAGGGCAACCTGATCGTCGGCGGCGCCGGGGCCTCGGCCAACGGCTCCAAGGTCCAGATCAACCACCTGAGCGCCGGCCGCATCCCGATGGGCGCGAGCGTCGAACGCACCGTGCCGACGCCGCTGCTCGAAGGCGACGGCGTGCAGCTCGGCCTGCAGGCCGACGACTTCGCCACCGCGCGCGCCGTGGCCGACGCCATCAACCGCGCCAAGGGCGAAGGCACCGCCGTCGCGCTCGACGGCCGCAGCGTGCGCGTGCGCGCGCCGCAGACCCCGGGCGAGCGCATCGCCTTCCTCGCCGACATCGAGAACCTGCCGGTCGAGATGGCCAAGCCCGCCGCGCGCGTCGTGCTCAACGCGCGCACCGGCTCGGTGGTGATGAACGACGCCGTGACGCTGGGCGCCTGCGCCGTGGCGCACGGCAACCTGTCGGTGACGATCAGCACCTCGCCGCAGGTCAGCCAGCCCAACGCCTTCGGCCAGGGCCAGACGGTCGAGTCGGCCAAGTCGGACATCGCGATCACGCAGCAGGGCGGGGCGCTGGTGCAGCTGCCCGCCGGCACCAAGCTGGCCGACGTCGTCAAGGCGCTGAACTCGCTGGGCGCCACGCCGATGGACCTGCTGGCCATCCTGCAGGCGATGAAGAGCGCCGGCGCGCTCAACGCCGAGATCGAGGTGATCTGA
- a CDS encoding flagellar basal body L-ring protein FlgH: MTAARLLLAAAALALAGCETMYPTVQFEQPTGAEQPAVANTAVEMPHTGAIYQTSQYRPLFEDHRARQPGDTLQVRIVEKISATAKSTSSLDKSSDLSGGVTALPGLNAAAALRRAEITGSSEGKFAGKGSTENSNDFQGTITVTVRSVLPNGHLIVGGEKQIGVNSNVDVLRFSGQVDPRAIEPGNVVQSTRIANVRLEQRGRGAQADTNAVGWLSRVFFSVLWPL, encoded by the coding sequence ATGACCGCCGCCCGCCTCCTCCTCGCCGCGGCCGCGCTGGCGCTCGCGGGCTGCGAGACGATGTACCCGACGGTGCAGTTCGAGCAGCCCACCGGCGCCGAGCAGCCGGCGGTTGCCAACACCGCGGTCGAGATGCCGCACACCGGCGCGATCTACCAGACCTCGCAGTACCGGCCGCTGTTCGAGGACCACCGCGCGCGCCAGCCGGGCGACACGCTGCAGGTGCGCATCGTCGAGAAGATCAGCGCCACCGCCAAGTCGACGAGCTCGCTGGACAAGTCCAGCGACCTGAGCGGCGGCGTCACCGCGCTGCCGGGCCTGAACGCCGCCGCGGCGCTGCGCCGCGCCGAGATCACCGGCAGCTCCGAAGGCAAGTTCGCCGGCAAGGGCAGCACCGAGAACAGCAACGACTTCCAGGGCACGATCACCGTCACCGTGCGCAGCGTGCTGCCCAACGGCCACCTGATCGTCGGCGGCGAGAAGCAGATCGGCGTCAACTCCAACGTCGACGTGCTGCGCTTCTCGGGCCAGGTCGACCCGCGTGCGATCGAGCCGGGCAACGTCGTGCAGAGCACGCGCATCGCCAATGTGCGCCTGGAGCAGCGCGGCCGCGGCGCGCAGGCCGACACCAACGCCGTCGGCTGGCTGAGCCGGGTGTTCTTCAGCGTGCTCTGGCCGCTGTGA
- the flgK gene encoding flagellar hook-associated protein FlgK has protein sequence MSASSLLSLGTSAMTAAYASLQVTGHNIANASVAGYSRQQAELATAKGQYTGAGFFGKGVNVASVTRSHDEFLTRAAFTAKSLSELDAVRSQRLQQLENVFPTGESGLGNSVSTFLNAMVDLASRPSDSATREVVLARAQDLATRFNAASDQLDTQQAGVTADLKTTVTAINGITQSLAKINNQIAAVRGLGQPPNDLLDERDRLVSELSSKIQVSTVAADDGTVGVFIAGGQNLVLGATSQQLSVVTDPRDASRSALSLADGNGQRVIDENALGGGSVAALLRFQNEDLVDARNMVGQLAAGVAGAMNAQQQLGLDLNGNLGKALFAVGAPLARPLTTNAKDASGNYLAGISVSTPDGTVLKASDYEVRRDPSVTNGYLITRLSNPQQTFSRTADASGNFEVEGMQVQITGTPAATDRFMLQPVAAAAGGMAALIKDGRQVAAASPLVSKLGSANTGTASVASLTMVATPATGSTATVSFSNDASGKLQYSWSVTDAGGTTTNFGPKPWTDNGVVPPEPDSINGARLKLAGVPKAGDTVQISDIQPAYIGANNGNAMAMSALRDATIVGRTQTGGVYSGGSLATDAYAATLSDIAVRVQTAKAASTISGSVSAQADQAASEVSGVNLDEEAARLIQYQQSYQAAAKVLQIAQSVFDTLLQTAGR, from the coding sequence ATGAGCGCCTCCTCGCTTCTGTCCCTGGGCACCTCGGCCATGACGGCGGCCTACGCGTCGCTGCAGGTCACCGGCCACAACATCGCCAACGCCAGCGTCGCCGGCTACTCGCGCCAGCAGGCCGAGCTGGCCACGGCCAAGGGCCAGTACACCGGCGCCGGCTTCTTCGGCAAGGGTGTCAACGTCGCCTCGGTCACGCGCTCGCACGACGAGTTCCTGACGCGCGCGGCCTTCACCGCCAAGTCGCTGTCCGAGCTCGACGCGGTGCGTTCGCAGCGCCTGCAGCAGCTGGAGAACGTCTTCCCGACCGGCGAGAGCGGCCTGGGCAACTCGGTCAGCACCTTCCTCAACGCGATGGTCGACCTGGCCTCGCGGCCGTCGGACTCGGCCACGCGCGAGGTCGTGCTGGCGCGCGCGCAGGATCTGGCGACGCGCTTCAACGCCGCCAGCGACCAGCTCGACACGCAGCAGGCCGGCGTCACCGCCGACCTGAAGACCACCGTCACGGCGATCAACGGCATCACCCAGAGCCTGGCGAAGATCAACAACCAGATCGCCGCCGTGCGCGGCCTGGGCCAGCCGCCCAACGACCTGCTCGACGAACGCGACCGCCTGGTCTCCGAGCTGTCGTCCAAGATCCAGGTGTCCACCGTCGCCGCCGACGACGGCACCGTCGGCGTGTTCATCGCCGGCGGCCAGAACCTGGTGCTCGGCGCGACCTCGCAGCAGCTGTCCGTCGTCACCGACCCGCGCGACGCCTCGCGTTCGGCGCTGTCGCTGGCCGACGGCAACGGCCAGCGTGTCATCGACGAGAACGCGCTCGGCGGCGGCTCGGTGGCGGCGCTGCTGCGCTTCCAGAACGAGGACCTGGTCGACGCGCGCAACATGGTCGGCCAGCTCGCCGCCGGTGTCGCCGGGGCGATGAACGCCCAGCAGCAGCTGGGCCTGGACCTCAACGGCAACCTCGGCAAGGCGCTGTTCGCCGTCGGCGCGCCGCTGGCCCGGCCGCTGACCACCAATGCCAAGGACGCCAGCGGCAACTACCTCGCCGGGATCAGCGTCTCGACGCCCGACGGCACGGTGCTCAAGGCCTCCGACTACGAGGTGCGCCGCGACCCCAGCGTCACCAACGGCTACCTGATCACGCGGCTGTCCAACCCGCAGCAGACCTTCTCGCGCACCGCCGACGCCAGCGGCAACTTCGAGGTCGAGGGCATGCAGGTGCAGATCACCGGCACGCCGGCGGCGACCGACCGCTTCATGCTGCAGCCGGTGGCCGCGGCCGCCGGCGGCATGGCCGCGCTGATCAAGGACGGGCGCCAGGTGGCCGCGGCCTCGCCGCTGGTCTCCAAGCTGGGCTCGGCCAACACCGGCACCGCGTCGGTGGCCTCGCTGACGATGGTCGCGACGCCGGCCACCGGCTCGACGGCCACCGTCAGCTTCTCCAACGACGCCAGCGGCAAGCTGCAGTACAGCTGGAGCGTCACCGATGCCGGCGGCACGACGACGAACTTCGGCCCCAAGCCCTGGACCGACAACGGCGTCGTCCCGCCCGAGCCCGACTCGATCAACGGCGCCCGGCTCAAGCTCGCCGGCGTGCCCAAGGCCGGCGACACGGTGCAGATCTCGGACATCCAGCCGGCCTACATCGGCGCCAACAACGGCAACGCGATGGCGATGAGCGCGCTGCGCGACGCCACGATCGTCGGCCGCACCCAGACCGGCGGCGTCTACAGCGGCGGCTCGCTGGCCACCGACGCCTATGCCGCGACGCTGTCGGACATCGCCGTGCGCGTGCAGACCGCCAAGGCGGCGTCGACGATCTCGGGCTCGGTCTCGGCCCAGGCCGACCAGGCGGCCAGCGAGGTCTCCGGCGTCAACCTCGACGAGGAAGCCGCGCGGCTGATCCAGTACCAGCAGAGCTACCAGGCTGCGGCCAAGGTGCTGCAGATCGCGCAGAGCGTGTTCGACACGCTGCTGCAGACGGCCGGGCGCTGA
- a CDS encoding response regulator: MRLLLIEDDALIARELQLRWRPRGWIVHAAATLAEADKLLAAGQAQGGLELVVLDLGLPDGDGLDWLKALRRQDRQLPVLALTARDRIADRVLGLQSGADDYLVKPFAPEELDARVQALARRGEQQRGDLLHFGRISWYGQEGMAYVDGQPLELSPREHEVLGLLIRRAPRLVPKRVLCDALAERNLEVGDTAVEVYVSRLRRRLQGSGSAIRTLRGFGYLLVPETALPPA, from the coding sequence ATGCGCCTCCTGCTGATCGAAGACGATGCGCTGATCGCGCGTGAACTGCAGCTGCGCTGGCGCCCGCGCGGCTGGATCGTGCACGCCGCGGCGACGCTGGCCGAGGCCGACAAGCTGCTGGCCGCCGGCCAGGCCCAGGGCGGGCTGGAGCTCGTCGTGCTCGACCTCGGCCTGCCCGACGGCGACGGCCTGGACTGGCTGAAGGCGCTGCGCCGCCAGGACCGCCAGCTGCCGGTGCTGGCGCTGACCGCACGCGACCGCATCGCCGACCGCGTGCTCGGGCTGCAGAGCGGCGCCGACGACTACCTCGTCAAGCCTTTCGCGCCCGAGGAGCTGGACGCGCGCGTGCAGGCGCTGGCACGGCGCGGCGAGCAGCAGCGCGGCGACCTGCTGCACTTCGGCCGCATCAGCTGGTACGGCCAGGAAGGCATGGCCTACGTCGACGGCCAGCCGCTGGAGCTGTCGCCGCGCGAGCACGAGGTGCTGGGCCTGCTGATCCGGCGCGCGCCGCGGCTGGTGCCCAAGCGTGTGCTCTGCGACGCGCTGGCCGAGCGCAACCTGGAGGTCGGCGACACCGCGGTCGAGGTCTACGTCTCGCGCCTGCGCCGCCGGCTGCAGGGCTCGGGCTCGGCGATCCGCACGCTGCGCGGTTTCGGCTACCTGCTGGTGCCCGAGACGGCGCTGCCGCCGGCATGA
- a CDS encoding EAL and HDOD domain-containing protein, protein MHDLPILGQVALGYSPVIDRQHAVVATRLTVFPDQPDAATDVDALLAAVDVVWPPEAGDGTPALSLNPRPLRPGAARPAATLRPVSLNLAGERLLADVLAAPPRPQAMIEVPAFLAAEPAFAERLIAHAEAGGTLLIKGRPLGELPAAVLDAFSFAIVDHDAAPIGAALGGLAELRAGARTMGAVDAALQRGAVATLGWPSDEPVARSGRPGVPPDVQVVMQLIQGVDREEPVARLEAVLKRDPTLGFRLLRYLNSPAFGLSVEISSFGHALMMLGYQRLKRWLALLLASSSRSAAAKPLMYEAVRRGLLMEELARDSGDAEMRGEMFICGVFSLLDQLLQQPAADLLKSVPVPERVRQALVDETGPFHPYLELVRAIEQESGFDIRERAEGLLLARAELNRAVLAALAAARALD, encoded by the coding sequence ATGCACGATCTCCCGATCCTGGGCCAGGTGGCCCTCGGCTACAGCCCCGTCATCGACCGCCAGCACGCGGTCGTCGCCACCCGGCTCACGGTCTTCCCCGATCAACCCGACGCCGCGACCGACGTCGACGCGCTGCTGGCCGCCGTCGACGTCGTCTGGCCGCCCGAGGCCGGCGACGGCACGCCGGCGCTGTCGCTGAACCCGCGGCCGCTGCGCCCCGGCGCCGCACGCCCGGCGGCGACGCTGCGCCCGGTGTCGCTGAACCTCGCCGGCGAGCGCCTGCTCGCCGACGTGCTCGCGGCGCCGCCGCGGCCGCAGGCGATGATCGAGGTGCCCGCCTTCCTGGCCGCCGAACCGGCGTTCGCCGAACGCCTGATCGCCCACGCCGAAGCCGGCGGCACGCTGCTGATCAAGGGCCGGCCGCTCGGCGAGCTGCCGGCCGCGGTGCTCGACGCCTTCTCGTTCGCCATCGTCGACCACGACGCGGCGCCGATCGGCGCCGCGCTCGGCGGCCTGGCCGAGCTGCGCGCCGGTGCGCGCACGATGGGCGCCGTCGACGCGGCGCTGCAGCGCGGTGCCGTCGCCACGCTGGGCTGGCCGAGCGACGAGCCGGTGGCGCGCTCCGGCCGCCCCGGCGTGCCGCCCGACGTGCAGGTCGTCATGCAGCTGATCCAGGGGGTCGACCGCGAAGAGCCGGTCGCGCGCCTGGAAGCCGTGCTCAAGCGCGACCCGACGCTGGGTTTTCGCCTGCTGCGCTACCTCAACTCGCCGGCCTTCGGGCTGTCCGTGGAGATCAGCTCCTTCGGCCACGCGCTGATGATGCTCGGCTACCAGCGCCTCAAGCGCTGGCTGGCGCTGCTGCTGGCCTCGTCCTCGCGTTCGGCGGCGGCCAAGCCCCTGATGTACGAGGCGGTGCGCCGCGGGCTGCTGATGGAAGAGCTGGCGCGCGACAGCGGCGACGCCGAGATGCGCGGCGAGATGTTCATCTGCGGCGTGTTCTCGCTGCTCGACCAACTGCTGCAGCAGCCGGCGGCCGACCTGCTGAAGAGCGTGCCGGTGCCCGAACGCGTGCGCCAGGCGCTGGTCGACGAGACCGGCCCCTTCCATCCCTACCTCGAGCTGGTGCGCGCGATCGAGCAGGAGTCGGGCTTCGACATCCGCGAGCGTGCCGAAGGCCTGCTGCTGGCGCGCGCCGAGCTCAACCGCGCCGTGCTGGCCGCGCTCGCCGCCGCGCGCGCGCTGGACTGA